The genomic window TCCTGGATCTCCAGGTAGTAGGAATCCGGGAACATCTCCGCGTACCACTTTGCCGCGGCTCTCGCCTCGTCCATCTTGTTCCTGCCGGCCAAGTAGGCGATCTCGCCCTGGAGGCAGGCGGAGAGGCAGATGAGCCCTTCCCTGTGTTTCTCCAGCAGTTCCTTGTCGATGCGGGGGCGACGGTAGAAGCCGTCCTTGTAGCCTGCGGAGGTGAGGTAGCAGAGGTTCTTGAAGCCGACCATGTTCTCGGCCAGCAGGATGAGGTGATAGCTCGTGACCGGGTCGGCGCCGGTCGGCGCCTTCTTTTCCAGGCGGGAGCCCGGTGCGATGTACACCTCGCTCCCGAGGATCGGCTTGATCCCCTTGTCCTTCGCCTTGAGGTAGAACTCGAGGGAGCCGAACATGTTGCCGTGGTCGGTGACCGCCACCGCAGGCATGTGGTACTCCTTCGCCTTCTTGACCAGATCGCCGATACGGATGGCGCCGTCCAAGAGGGAGTACTGGGAGTGCAGATGGAGATGGACGAAGTTTGCTGAATCCATAACAGGAAAGCCCTAACCAAAAAACAGACAACAGACTGAATTAAAACAACAAAAGGAGCCCTTGGCTCTGCTGGCTCCAGTCACTGTTCGGATGAGAAAATAGCCGCCACATTCTGCACTAACCGGGAGTCTGTGTCAATGCACAGAAGCTCTCACGCCCAGATAATTTAAGTTGGTACGATGACGGCAGCCGAGTTGCATACGGCCGCGAATAAATCGTTGACAGCACCGTCAGAATAATTCAATATCAAATCATATCAAATCAAACGACTGAGGTCTGAGAGGAGAAAAACCATGATCACCATAAGAAGATCGGAAGACAGGGGTCACGCAGACCACGGCTGGCTCGACACCCATCACACCTTTTCCTTCGCCAACTACTACGACCCGCGCCACATGGGTTTCAGAACTCTGCGGGTCATTAACGAGGACCGGGTCAAGCCGGACATAGGGTTCCCTACGCACCCGCACCGGGACATGGAGATCATCTCGTATGTGCTGGAAGGGGAACTGGCCCATCGCGACAGCATGGGGAACGGGTCGGTGATCCGTCCCGGCGAGGTGCAGCGCATGAGCGCAGGTACCGGCATCACCCACAGCGAGTTCAACAACAGCAAGACCGACCCGCTGCATTTCTTCCAGATATGGATCCTGCCGGAGCGGGAAGGAGTCACGCCGAGTTACGAGCAGAAGTTCTTTCCGGATGAGGAGAAACGGGGCACCCTGCGCCTGGTCGCCTCGCCGGACGGGGAGAACGGCTCGGTTGTCATCAACCAGGATGCGAAGCTGTACGCGACGCTGCTGAAAGCCGGCGAAGAAATCATCCACCATCTTCCGGCGGAGCATCATGCGTGGGTACAGGTGGCGCGCGGCAAGGTGCTCGTGAACGGTCATGTCCTGGAAGCAGGCGACGGGGCGGCGGTCAGCAGCGAGGATGTGCTGCGTCTGACCGGGAAGGAAGCAAGCGAGCTGCTACTTTTCGAACTGCCGTAAGCGGTAGTAGTACTGATGTGACAACAAACGCG from Geomonas ferrireducens includes these protein-coding regions:
- a CDS encoding pirin family protein, encoding MITIRRSEDRGHADHGWLDTHHTFSFANYYDPRHMGFRTLRVINEDRVKPDIGFPTHPHRDMEIISYVLEGELAHRDSMGNGSVIRPGEVQRMSAGTGITHSEFNNSKTDPLHFFQIWILPEREGVTPSYEQKFFPDEEKRGTLRLVASPDGENGSVVINQDAKLYATLLKAGEEIIHHLPAEHHAWVQVARGKVLVNGHVLEAGDGAAVSSEDVLRLTGKEASELLLFELP